A single region of the Neotabrizicola shimadae genome encodes:
- a CDS encoding AraC family transcriptional regulator translates to MAPRPAQVPLAAHALFRSNDLDEARERVAQVFCPHRLETTGSRTLFNACHHHLRGNRLSLNYIEYGARTLIAPGELDQFYLVQIPLEGGAEIRNGNDSYLSTPDQAAVLNPHLPTRMVWEEGTRQVLVQIDRRAMQDHLAAELGAPSDRPLTFLGPLDLTSGPGAALRRLVLWLVAEADAGAPPIGPGLMARQIEGTVLSGLLESARHDHAGLVARAKSAPRPRHLRAAESYIEAHLDRALTIEEVAAAAGISSRGLQLAFREYRGTTPLAFWRDARLARAHDDLRKGAQGTTVTGVALKWGFSHFGRFSEAYRERYGLTPRDTLRAAGGGREDQAGGVR, encoded by the coding sequence ATGGCCCCTCGCCCTGCGCAGGTTCCGCTTGCCGCCCATGCCCTGTTCCGTTCCAACGACCTGGACGAGGCGCGCGAGCGCGTCGCGCAGGTGTTCTGCCCGCACCGGCTGGAAACCACGGGGTCCCGCACCCTGTTCAACGCTTGCCACCACCACCTGCGCGGCAACCGGCTTTCGCTGAACTACATCGAATATGGCGCCCGCACGCTGATTGCGCCGGGGGAACTGGACCAGTTCTACCTTGTGCAGATCCCGCTGGAGGGCGGGGCCGAGATACGCAACGGCAACGACAGTTACCTGTCCACCCCCGATCAGGCGGCGGTGCTGAACCCGCATCTGCCAACACGCATGGTCTGGGAGGAGGGCACGCGCCAGGTTCTGGTGCAGATCGACCGCCGCGCCATGCAGGATCATCTTGCGGCGGAACTGGGGGCGCCGTCCGACCGGCCGCTTACGTTCCTTGGTCCGCTGGACCTGACCTCAGGGCCGGGGGCGGCGTTGCGGCGGCTGGTGCTGTGGCTGGTGGCCGAGGCCGATGCCGGCGCGCCGCCCATCGGGCCGGGGCTGATGGCAAGGCAGATCGAAGGCACGGTGCTTTCGGGTCTTCTGGAAAGCGCGCGGCATGACCATGCCGGGCTGGTGGCGCGGGCCAAGTCGGCGCCACGGCCCCGGCACCTGCGCGCGGCGGAAAGCTATATAGAGGCGCATCTTGACCGTGCGCTGACCATTGAGGAAGTCGCAGCGGCGGCGGGCATCTCGTCGCGCGGGCTACAGCTTGCGTTCCGCGAGTACCGCGGGACGACCCCGCTTGCCTTCTGGCGCGATGCCCGTCTTGCCCGGGCGCATGACGACCTGCGCAAGGGAGCACAGGGCACCACCGTGACGGGAGTGGCGCTGAAGTGGGGCTTTTCCCATTTCGGCCGGTTTTCCGAAGCCTACCGCGAACGGTATGGCCTGACTCCACGCGACACCCTGCGCGCGGCAGGGGGCGGACGCGAGGATCAGGCAGGCGGCGTAAGGTAG
- a CDS encoding enoyl-CoA hydratase-related protein encodes MDLIITPREGWTLLTLNRPLVRNALNTALLGDVAAQLARLDADPDCRAVVLTGAEGNFAAGADIGEIEHKSSLEGAFDPRKLHWLNIRGFSKPLIAAVDGFALGGGFELSLMADCMVLGATARVGLPETSLGLIPGAGGGQRLMALVGRARATRLVLTGEIIDAATAFDWGIAGWLANGPALPMAEDLATRLATRAPLALRAAKRSLVAGSEAALDLPGERAAFEALLDSADKTEGIRAFHEKRRPQFRGE; translated from the coding sequence ATGGACCTGATCATCACCCCGCGCGAGGGCTGGACCCTCCTCACGCTGAACCGTCCTTTGGTGCGCAATGCGTTGAACACGGCGCTGCTTGGCGACGTCGCGGCACAGCTGGCGCGGCTGGATGCCGACCCCGATTGTCGCGCCGTGGTGCTGACGGGCGCCGAGGGGAACTTTGCGGCCGGTGCCGACATTGGCGAAATCGAACACAAGAGCAGCCTTGAAGGCGCATTTGACCCCCGTAAACTGCACTGGTTGAATATTCGTGGCTTTTCAAAGCCGCTGATCGCGGCCGTTGACGGCTTCGCCCTTGGTGGCGGGTTCGAGTTGTCACTGATGGCGGATTGCATGGTCCTGGGCGCAACGGCACGAGTTGGCCTGCCGGAAACCTCGCTTGGCCTGATTCCTGGCGCGGGCGGCGGTCAAAGGCTGATGGCACTGGTCGGGCGCGCCAGGGCCACGCGTCTGGTTCTGACCGGCGAAATCATCGACGCGGCGACCGCATTCGACTGGGGCATAGCCGGCTGGTTGGCCAACGGTCCGGCCCTTCCCATGGCCGAAGACCTGGCCACCCGCCTGGCCACCCGCGCGCCGCTGGCGCTTCGGGCCGCCAAGCGGTCCCTCGTCGCCGGTTCGGAAGCCGCGCTTGACCTTCCGGGCGAGAGGGCGGCCTTCGAGGCCCTGCTGGACAGTGCCGACAAGACCGAAGGCATCCGCGCTTTCCACGAAAAACGCCGGCCACAGTTTCGGGGGGAATGA
- a CDS encoding SDR family oxidoreductase, giving the protein MRGLAGKVAIVPGGVTKIGQAIVSGFVEAGVKVMVADIADPKAPLPEGAAFISCDLRDDAQIAALVAATKDKFGRIDFLVNVACTYLDNGAASTRAEWLDALDVNIVGSVVLMQAAREELARNRGAIVNFGSISSRVAQTGRWLYPVSKAAILQLTRNQAMDLAPDGIRVNAVSPGWTWSNIMDQLTGGNRAKTDAVAAPFHLLGRTGSPEEVAAAVLFLCSDEASFITGTDIRVDGGYSAMGPEQAVPAIPKLME; this is encoded by the coding sequence ATGCGCGGATTGGCGGGCAAGGTGGCCATCGTTCCCGGCGGCGTGACGAAGATCGGTCAGGCCATCGTGTCGGGCTTTGTCGAAGCCGGGGTCAAGGTCATGGTGGCAGATATCGCCGACCCCAAGGCGCCCCTTCCCGAAGGCGCGGCCTTCATCTCTTGCGACCTGCGCGACGATGCCCAGATCGCGGCATTGGTCGCGGCGACGAAGGACAAGTTCGGGCGCATCGACTTTCTGGTGAACGTCGCCTGCACCTACCTGGACAACGGCGCTGCCTCGACGCGGGCCGAATGGCTGGATGCGCTGGATGTGAACATCGTGGGCTCGGTCGTGCTGATGCAGGCCGCGCGCGAGGAACTGGCCAGGAACCGCGGCGCGATCGTCAACTTCGGCTCGATCTCCAGCCGCGTGGCGCAGACCGGGCGCTGGCTTTATCCGGTCTCAAAGGCGGCGATCCTGCAGTTGACGCGCAACCAGGCGATGGACCTGGCGCCCGATGGCATCCGCGTGAACGCCGTCTCGCCGGGCTGGACCTGGTCCAACATCATGGACCAATTGACCGGCGGCAACCGCGCCAAGACCGATGCCGTGGCCGCGCCCTTCCACCTTCTGGGCCGCACCGGCAGCCCCGAGGAAGTGGCGGCAGCGGTGCTGTTCCTGTGCTCGGACGAGGCCAGCTTCATCACCGGCACCGATATCCGCGTGGATGGCGGCTACAGCGCGATGGGGCCGGAACAGGCGGTTCCGGCGATCCCGAAACTGATGGAATGA
- a CDS encoding 3-hydroxyacyl-CoA dehydrogenase, whose translation MGDVVGIVGLGTMGLGIAQVFAQSGCTVLVTDALPQARASARDRLTAALAPGIAKGAMTEAEQVAILSRLIVVEGPQDMGPADLVIEAVVEDLAVKRALVAVLERAVSGSAVIATNTSSLPVSDIAASAHRPERVLGLHFFNPAPIMKLVELVPHHTTAPEAIAFARRLAEAAGKVVIDAPDRPGFIVNRCARPFYGEALALVEEGRSPAEIDAAMVAAGYRLGPFALIDLIGADINLAATEGLSRAMGGHSRYHVFDRLRAQVASGDLGRKTGRGFVHPSEPVLAPADAEAIVERIESTLVNEARWLLAEGGATREGIDTALKLGLNFPRGPFEIEALHGAGRIDRRLAALEAEAPVALKGRYLTPPA comes from the coding sequence ATGGGCGATGTCGTCGGTATCGTCGGGCTTGGAACCATGGGACTTGGCATCGCCCAGGTCTTCGCGCAGTCCGGCTGTACCGTTCTGGTGACAGATGCCCTGCCGCAGGCGCGAGCTTCGGCGCGCGACCGGTTGACCGCTGCCCTGGCGCCCGGCATCGCCAAAGGCGCAATGACCGAGGCCGAACAGGTCGCGATCCTATCGCGACTGATCGTGGTCGAGGGGCCGCAGGATATGGGACCCGCGGACCTTGTGATCGAGGCTGTGGTCGAGGATCTGGCGGTCAAACGCGCACTGGTCGCCGTCCTGGAACGGGCGGTTTCGGGAAGTGCGGTGATCGCCACCAACACCTCATCCTTGCCGGTATCCGACATTGCGGCCAGCGCTCACCGGCCTGAACGGGTCTTGGGCTTGCACTTTTTCAACCCGGCCCCGATCATGAAACTGGTCGAACTGGTCCCTCACCACACCACTGCTCCCGAGGCGATTGCCTTCGCGCGGCGTCTGGCCGAAGCCGCTGGCAAGGTGGTGATCGACGCCCCCGACCGGCCCGGCTTCATCGTCAACCGCTGTGCCCGGCCCTTCTATGGCGAGGCCCTTGCACTGGTCGAGGAAGGCCGCAGCCCTGCCGAAATCGACGCCGCCATGGTCGCCGCGGGTTATCGCCTTGGGCCATTCGCGTTGATCGACCTGATCGGCGCCGACATCAACCTTGCCGCTACCGAGGGCCTGTCTCGCGCCATGGGGGGGCATTCCCGGTATCATGTCTTCGACCGGCTGAGGGCGCAGGTTGCGAGTGGCGATCTGGGCCGCAAGACCGGCAGGGGCTTCGTCCATCCGTCCGAACCCGTCCTCGCCCCGGCCGATGCCGAAGCCATTGTCGAACGGATAGAATCCACGCTGGTGAACGAGGCCCGTTGGCTGCTGGCCGAAGGCGGAGCCACCCGTGAAGGCATCGATACGGCTCTGAAACTTGGGCTGAACTTCCCGCGCGGCCCGTTCGAAATCGAAGCCCTTCACGGTGCCGGTCGCATCGACCGGCGGCTTGCAGCGCTGGAGGCAGAAGCCCCCGTGGCCCTGAAAGGCCGCTACCTTACGCCGCCTGCCTGA
- a CDS encoding bifunctional salicylyl-CoA 5-hydroxylase/oxidoreductase, which produces MKILCLGGGPAGLYFAISMKLRDPAHQVTVLERNRANDTFGWGVVLSDDALSRMQKNDPVSTKAIRDHFAYWDDIAVVHDGHRTVSGGHGFAGIGRKQMLILLQQRARDLGVEMLFETEFRTAEEYRQEYDLVVGCDGINSVVRREYAEVFQPDIDTRKCKFVWLGTHQKFDDAFTFIFEKTEHGWVWAHVYQFDADTATFIVECLPETWDRWGFEHMSKEETVETCRRIFERHLGGHELMSNAAHLRGSAVWMQFPRVICGTWYHKNVVLMGDAAATGHFSIGSGSRLAFDSAIALAEYLHSEPTMEAAFQRYQDERRVEVLRLQSAARNSLEWFEEVERYLDMPPMQFAYSLLTRSQRISHENLRLRDPAWLREAEDWFQEQAGGKPGRQPMFAPFRLRGMELKNRVVVSPMAQYKAVNGCPTDWHLIHYAERAKGGAGLVYTEMTCVSPEGRITDGCPGLYAPEHETAWKRLVDFVHAETTAKICCQIGHAGRKASVQVPWADDEMPLVTGGWQTIAPSAIAWSNKHPAPREMTETEMERVTAEFAAATEMASRAGFDMVELHAAHGYLISSFISPMSNRRTDAYGGSLENRMRFPLRVLAAMRAAWGEDRPLSVRISANDWVGERGVTPEDAVEIARMFAAAGADIIDVSAGQTSTEARPIYGRMFQTPFSDRIRNEAGLATMAVGNITEADQVNSILLAGRADLVCLARPHLADPYWTLHAAIAAGDSGTDWPLPYLAGRNQAQRLREKSQETIRV; this is translated from the coding sequence ATGAAAATTCTCTGCCTCGGCGGCGGCCCTGCGGGCCTTTACTTTGCCATCTCGATGAAGTTGCGAGACCCCGCGCATCAGGTGACGGTGCTGGAACGCAACCGCGCCAACGATACGTTCGGCTGGGGCGTCGTGCTGTCGGATGACGCTTTGAGCCGGATGCAGAAGAACGATCCGGTGTCGACCAAGGCGATCCGGGATCACTTCGCGTATTGGGACGACATCGCGGTTGTCCACGACGGCCATCGCACTGTGTCGGGCGGTCATGGCTTTGCCGGGATCGGCCGCAAGCAGATGCTGATCCTGCTGCAACAGCGCGCCCGAGACCTGGGCGTGGAGATGCTCTTCGAGACCGAGTTCCGCACGGCCGAGGAGTACCGGCAGGAGTATGACCTGGTTGTTGGGTGCGATGGCATCAACTCGGTGGTGCGCCGCGAATATGCCGAAGTGTTCCAGCCCGATATCGACACACGGAAGTGCAAGTTTGTCTGGCTGGGCACCCACCAGAAGTTCGACGACGCCTTCACCTTCATCTTCGAGAAGACGGAGCACGGCTGGGTCTGGGCGCATGTCTACCAGTTCGATGCCGACACCGCGACCTTCATCGTGGAATGCCTGCCCGAGACCTGGGACCGCTGGGGCTTTGAGCACATGTCCAAGGAAGAGACGGTCGAAACCTGCCGGAGGATCTTTGAACGCCACCTGGGCGGGCATGAGTTGATGTCAAACGCCGCCCACCTGCGCGGCTCTGCGGTGTGGATGCAGTTCCCGCGCGTGATCTGCGGGACGTGGTACCACAAGAACGTGGTGCTGATGGGCGATGCCGCGGCGACGGGGCATTTTTCGATCGGTTCAGGCTCGCGGCTGGCGTTCGACAGCGCCATCGCGCTGGCGGAATACCTGCACAGCGAACCGACGATGGAAGCGGCCTTCCAGCGCTATCAGGACGAGCGGCGTGTCGAGGTGCTGCGTCTGCAATCGGCGGCGCGCAACTCGCTGGAGTGGTTCGAGGAGGTGGAACGCTACCTCGACATGCCGCCCATGCAGTTTGCCTATTCCCTGCTGACGCGCAGCCAGCGGATCAGCCACGAGAACCTTCGCCTGCGCGATCCGGCCTGGCTGCGCGAGGCCGAGGACTGGTTTCAGGAACAGGCGGGAGGAAAGCCGGGCCGCCAGCCCATGTTCGCCCCCTTCCGTCTGCGCGGCATGGAGTTGAAGAACCGCGTCGTCGTCTCGCCCATGGCGCAGTACAAGGCGGTGAACGGCTGCCCGACCGACTGGCACCTGATCCATTATGCCGAACGCGCCAAGGGCGGCGCGGGGCTGGTCTATACCGAGATGACCTGCGTCTCGCCCGAGGGCCGCATCACCGACGGCTGCCCCGGCCTTTACGCGCCCGAGCATGAGACGGCGTGGAAGCGGCTGGTGGATTTCGTCCATGCCGAAACCACCGCGAAAATCTGCTGCCAGATCGGCCATGCCGGGCGGAAGGCGAGCGTCCAGGTGCCCTGGGCCGATGACGAGATGCCGCTGGTGACGGGCGGGTGGCAGACCATCGCGCCCTCGGCAATCGCCTGGTCGAACAAGCACCCCGCCCCGCGCGAGATGACAGAAACCGAAATGGAGCGTGTGACGGCGGAATTCGCGGCGGCAACCGAGATGGCAAGTCGTGCAGGCTTTGACATGGTCGAACTGCATGCGGCGCATGGTTACCTGATCTCGTCCTTCATCTCGCCGATGTCGAACCGGCGGACGGATGCCTATGGCGGGTCGCTGGAGAACCGGATGCGCTTCCCGCTGCGTGTGCTGGCGGCGATGCGCGCGGCCTGGGGCGAGGATAGGCCCCTGTCGGTGCGGATCAGCGCGAATGACTGGGTGGGCGAACGCGGCGTGACCCCGGAAGATGCGGTAGAGATCGCACGGATGTTCGCTGCCGCTGGCGCCGACATCATCGACGTGTCCGCCGGCCAGACATCGACCGAAGCGAGGCCCATATACGGGCGGATGTTCCAGACCCCGTTCAGCGACCGTATCCGCAACGAGGCGGGATTGGCGACGATGGCTGTGGGCAACATCACCGAGGCGGATCAGGTGAATTCGATCCTGTTGGCGGGTCGTGCCGACCTTGTCTGCCTTGCGCGGCCGCACCTGGCCGATCCTTACTGGACGCTGCACGCGGCCATCGCCGCCGGTGATTCCGGCACGGACTGGCCCCTGCCCTATCTGGCCGGTCGCAACCAGGCGCAAAGGCTGCGGGAGAAAAGCCAGGAGACGATCCGGGTATGA
- a CDS encoding styrene monooxygenase/indole monooxygenase family protein, whose translation MRTITIIGGGQSGLQLGIGLLKAGHQVRVVQNRTAEEVAGGRVLSSQCMFSNAVAHERALGIDFWSDTCPPVQGINFIVPNPDGSGTKLIDWTGKLDRDAFSVDQRVKVPRWMAEFSRLGGDLVIADAGIAEIDAYAAEDDLVIVASGKGEVGKMFARDAEKSAYDKPMRALALTYVTGMTPREPHSAVEFNLIPGVGEYFVFPALTTTGPCEIMVFEGLPGGPMDCWGEVTSADQHLETSLNILKTFLPWEYERSKDCQLTDANGILAGRFAPTIRHPVATLPSGRKVLGLADAVCLNDPITGQGSNNAAKAAAIYLKRILDHGDRPFDAQWMQGTFDAYWDYAQWVVRWTNMLLLPPPPFILEIMGTACAVPKLAHRMANGFDDPRDFFPWFADPGAANAYLTELRAA comes from the coding sequence ATGAGGACCATCACCATCATCGGCGGCGGCCAGTCCGGCCTGCAACTGGGCATCGGGCTTCTGAAGGCCGGCCACCAGGTTCGCGTGGTGCAGAACCGCACGGCGGAAGAGGTGGCCGGCGGCCGCGTCCTGTCCAGCCAGTGCATGTTCTCGAACGCGGTCGCACATGAGCGCGCGCTTGGCATCGACTTCTGGTCCGATACCTGCCCGCCGGTGCAGGGCATCAACTTCATCGTGCCGAACCCCGACGGCTCGGGCACGAAGCTCATCGACTGGACCGGCAAGCTGGACCGCGACGCCTTTTCGGTGGACCAGCGGGTCAAGGTGCCGCGCTGGATGGCCGAGTTCTCCAGGCTGGGTGGCGATCTGGTGATCGCCGATGCCGGTATCGCCGAGATCGACGCCTATGCCGCCGAGGATGATCTGGTCATCGTCGCCTCGGGCAAGGGCGAGGTGGGCAAGATGTTTGCCCGCGACGCCGAGAAATCCGCCTATGACAAGCCTATGCGTGCGCTGGCGCTGACCTATGTGACCGGCATGACCCCGCGCGAACCCCATTCGGCGGTGGAGTTCAACCTGATCCCCGGAGTGGGCGAGTACTTCGTCTTCCCGGCGCTGACCACCACCGGCCCCTGCGAGATCATGGTGTTCGAGGGGCTTCCCGGCGGCCCGATGGATTGCTGGGGCGAGGTGACGTCGGCTGACCAGCATCTCGAGACCTCGCTGAACATCCTCAAGACCTTCCTGCCCTGGGAATACGAGCGGTCGAAGGACTGCCAGCTGACCGATGCCAACGGCATCCTTGCGGGCCGCTTCGCGCCGACCATCCGCCATCCGGTCGCCACGCTGCCTTCGGGCCGCAAGGTTCTGGGTCTGGCCGATGCGGTCTGCCTGAACGACCCGATCACCGGCCAGGGGTCGAACAACGCCGCGAAGGCGGCGGCGATCTACCTGAAGCGGATCCTGGATCACGGCGACCGGCCCTTCGATGCGCAATGGATGCAGGGGACGTTCGACGCCTACTGGGACTATGCCCAGTGGGTGGTGCGCTGGACCAACATGCTGCTGCTGCCGCCGCCGCCCTTCATCCTGGAGATCATGGGGACCGCCTGCGCCGTCCCGAAGCTGGCGCACCGGATGGCCAACGGGTTCGACGATCCGCGCGATTTCTTCCCGTGGTTCGCCGACCCGGGCGCGGCCAATGCCTATCTGACTGAACTCCGGGCGGCCTGA
- a CDS encoding MarR family winged helix-turn-helix transcriptional regulator — MSALSKRRLKMWIRLLGVTRSAEGELREFLRVKHGTTLPRFDVMAALYRRRDGVTMSDLSRMLLVSNGNATTVVDRLEADGLVRRSPSDVDRRTVYVALTPEGLSAFEGLAADHEAEVDRLFEGLDEADLDRLTDILKRLGGGQ, encoded by the coding sequence ATGAGCGCCCTGTCCAAGCGCCGACTGAAGATGTGGATCCGCCTTCTGGGTGTGACCCGGTCGGCAGAGGGCGAACTGCGCGAGTTCCTGCGGGTGAAGCACGGGACTACCCTGCCCCGCTTCGACGTGATGGCCGCGCTGTACCGCCGTCGCGACGGCGTGACGATGAGCGATCTGAGCCGGATGCTGCTTGTCTCGAACGGCAACGCGACGACGGTGGTGGACCGGCTGGAAGCGGACGGGCTGGTGCGCCGGTCTCCCTCGGACGTGGATCGCCGCACGGTCTATGTCGCCTTGACGCCAGAGGGATTGAGCGCGTTCGAGGGGCTGGCCGCCGATCACGAGGCCGAGGTCGACCGGCTGTTCGAGGGCCTGGACGAGGCCGATCTGGACAGGCTGACCGATATCCTGAAACGCCTGGGGGGTGGGCAATGA
- a CDS encoding enoyl-CoA hydratase family protein: MTEMAGLTPKHFLWEVRDRIAVVRLNRPKRKNPLTFDSYAELRDTFRALPYASDVDVVVFASNGGNFCSGGDVHDIIGPLIGLPMKDLLAFTRMTGDLVKAMIGCGKPVIAAVDGVAVGAGAIIAMASDLRLATPGAKCAFLFTRVGLAGCDMGACAMLPRIIGQGRAAELLYTGRVMRAEEGERWGFWNALHTPEALEAEALALARRLAEGPTFAHGITKTQLNQEWNMGLDQAIEAEAQAQAICMQTRDFERAYRAFVAKETPVFQGD; the protein is encoded by the coding sequence ATGACCGAGATGGCCGGGCTGACGCCCAAGCATTTCCTGTGGGAAGTCAGGGACCGGATCGCCGTGGTGCGGCTGAACCGTCCCAAACGGAAGAACCCGCTGACCTTCGACAGCTATGCCGAATTGCGCGACACCTTTCGCGCGCTGCCCTATGCCTCGGATGTGGATGTGGTGGTCTTCGCCTCGAACGGCGGCAATTTCTGTTCGGGCGGCGATGTGCATGACATCATCGGCCCGCTGATCGGCCTGCCGATGAAAGACCTGCTGGCCTTCACCCGCATGACCGGCGATCTGGTGAAGGCGATGATCGGCTGCGGCAAGCCCGTCATCGCGGCCGTGGACGGGGTGGCTGTAGGGGCCGGGGCGATCATCGCCATGGCCTCTGACCTGCGGCTGGCGACGCCGGGGGCGAAATGCGCCTTTCTGTTCACGCGAGTGGGCCTGGCCGGTTGTGACATGGGGGCCTGTGCCATGCTGCCCCGGATCATCGGACAGGGCCGGGCGGCGGAGCTTTTGTACACCGGGCGCGTGATGCGGGCCGAGGAAGGCGAGAGGTGGGGTTTCTGGAACGCGCTTCACACGCCGGAAGCGCTGGAGGCCGAGGCACTGGCGCTGGCGCGGCGGCTGGCCGAGGGCCCGACCTTTGCGCATGGCATCACCAAGACCCAGTTGAACCAGGAATGGAACATGGGTCTGGACCAGGCGATCGAGGCCGAGGCGCAGGCCCAGGCCATCTGCATGCAGACCCGGGATTTCGAGCGGGCTTACCGCGCCTTCGTGGCGAAGGAGACGCCGGTGTTTCAGGGCGACTGA
- a CDS encoding flavin reductase family protein, which produces MPVDAQSFRAAMARFPGAVTIVTAAAGEDRRGITATAVCSVTAEPPSILVCLNRQTGTCAMVRETGRFNVSLLAGDAQEIALRFAGAGGVTGAEKFALGRWTEDSRGLPVLEDAVTTFSCEVAEMTDAGSHTVFIGQITELAVGEAPALIYERSRFHRLQPL; this is translated from the coding sequence ATGCCCGTCGATGCGCAGAGCTTTCGCGCCGCGATGGCGCGGTTTCCGGGGGCGGTGACGATCGTCACCGCCGCCGCCGGGGAGGACCGGCGGGGCATCACGGCCACCGCGGTCTGTTCGGTCACGGCCGAGCCGCCCTCGATCCTGGTTTGCCTCAACCGGCAGACCGGCACCTGCGCCATGGTGCGCGAGACGGGGCGGTTCAACGTGAGCCTTCTGGCCGGCGATGCGCAGGAGATTGCCCTGCGTTTTGCCGGGGCGGGGGGTGTCACGGGGGCGGAGAAGTTCGCCCTGGGACGCTGGACCGAGGACAGCCGGGGCCTGCCGGTGCTGGAGGATGCGGTGACCACCTTTTCCTGCGAGGTGGCCGAGATGACGGACGCGGGGTCCCACACCGTTTTTATCGGGCAGATCACCGAGCTGGCGGTGGGGGAGGCGCCGGCCTTGATCTATGAGCGATCCCGGTTCCACCGGCTGCAGCCGCTGTGA
- a CDS encoding SDR family NAD(P)-dependent oxidoreductase yields the protein MTAAPRRVLVTGGGSGIGRGIAHAFADAGDRVTITGRTPAALAETATGRDIETRVADVTDEAQVAALFGEPFDVVVANAGGGVAGRLKNLSLAAWNETLAVNLTGTFLTFREALRGMGAGGRLIAIASTASLKGGATIPAYAAAKHGVLGLVRSVALDAGPRGITCNAVCPGFVDTPLGQAAVDAVQARRGVPRDAAVAEVVSDNPLKRMIDVAEVAAAVLFLASPGASMVNGHALSVSGGEI from the coding sequence ATGACGGCGGCACCGAGGCGGGTTCTGGTGACAGGCGGCGGCTCCGGCATCGGCCGGGGCATCGCCCATGCCTTTGCCGATGCGGGCGACCGCGTGACGATCACGGGCCGCACCCCTGCGGCGCTGGCTGAAACTGCAACGGGTCGCGACATTGAGACCCGTGTCGCCGATGTGACCGATGAGGCGCAGGTGGCCGCCCTGTTCGGCGAGCCCTTCGACGTGGTGGTGGCCAATGCCGGGGGTGGCGTGGCGGGCCGGCTGAAAAACCTGTCGCTGGCGGCCTGGAACGAGACGCTGGCCGTCAACCTGACCGGCACGTTCCTGACATTCCGCGAGGCGCTGCGCGGCATGGGGGCGGGCGGCCGGCTGATTGCCATCGCCTCGACCGCCAGCTTGAAGGGCGGCGCGACAATCCCGGCCTATGCCGCAGCCAAGCACGGCGTGTTGGGGCTGGTGCGGTCGGTTGCCTTGGACGCAGGCCCCAGGGGCATCACCTGCAACGCCGTCTGCCCCGGTTTCGTGGATACGCCCCTGGGCCAGGCTGCCGTGGATGCCGTGCAGGCGCGACGCGGCGTCCCGCGTGACGCGGCGGTGGCCGAAGTCGTGTCGGACAACCCGCTGAAGCGGATGATCGACGTGGCCGAAGTCGCGGCGGCGGTGCTGTTCCTGGCGTCGCCCGGCGCCTCGATGGTGAATGGCCATGCGCTTTCGGTTTCCGGGGGCGAGATATGA